In the Peptoclostridium acidaminophilum DSM 3953 genome, one interval contains:
- a CDS encoding two-component regulator propeller domain-containing protein: MAKKFVLIFSFMLSVLIFSSSAFAEQWSSIETNGIPYMNPEGIYFDNSGGKWITGQDSDKGSVFLWSESGDHQYYNSETTGGNLKNDVQVRDLLFDDNGATWFATWGDGLKIKKADGSWLSFNQNDDYERYIMSDEVLQIFDAGADGKWILTYQGAYLVTNDYEVAAGKSIILSDYHPACLFVDSNKHIWIGTEYGILTDSKSGSGSFDYVHNVYPGSDMPPADYSHCFSSISQDGEGNLWFGTSNYGTDGVYMLSADGEWTKYTASNSPFPSVSITDMEYDSSSGTVWMSTYYGELIQALGSSIQSYSKEDLGITGGDSIFSLRLDSDGGIWLICHDFMSSIYKISLVGGDASGPYNINTTSTSLATYRIHDMEIDKDGGLWVAGDEGSVSRRTPEGDWIQYRDLGEYSVSGLAVDSNNVMYILPLKGPVMAYDVNSENWLEVPQPPEEIFYSYGAYVDSKDGKWFYTSDGIYYLSPDNSSWEIYTSSSTTGAIPSDMINCAYEDGEGNIWIGTREGAARMSEDGSWEGFYSGESNFMGGDITSFVENDLGELYAIGSYGVQMYSPDGWTDVSHTDFPAGKALKMSNGDIWAGTTLLKNDGGKTVYDHDSTGGILPESSYLGGILKSSAYDQDGTVYFAYMYDGIKLVSGLEWPSSEDRKYTPWSPAASSPVDTDYKWSISLSKPADDSTVNDSSIFVCKKGSSARHSVSVSLNPSDSSIIEITPITLYDSSEEYVIYIGDSIKNVDGENLSKAIRFEFQTK; the protein is encoded by the coding sequence ATGGCAAAAAAATTCGTTTTGATTTTTTCTTTTATGCTTTCAGTTTTAATTTTTTCATCCTCCGCATTCGCAGAGCAGTGGAGCTCCATAGAAACCAACGGCATTCCTTACATGAATCCCGAAGGAATCTATTTCGACAACTCCGGAGGCAAGTGGATCACCGGACAGGATTCGGATAAAGGCAGCGTGTTTTTATGGTCCGAATCGGGCGATCATCAATACTATAACAGCGAAACCACCGGCGGCAATCTCAAAAATGACGTGCAGGTAAGAGACCTGCTGTTTGACGACAACGGCGCCACATGGTTTGCAACCTGGGGCGATGGCCTTAAGATTAAAAAAGCGGACGGCTCATGGCTTTCCTTCAATCAAAACGACGACTACGAAAGATACATAATGTCAGACGAGGTGCTCCAGATATTCGACGCCGGAGCCGACGGAAAATGGATTCTTACATACCAAGGCGCCTATCTTGTGACTAATGACTACGAGGTCGCAGCAGGCAAAAGCATAATACTCTCAGATTATCATCCCGCCTGCCTGTTTGTAGACAGCAACAAGCACATTTGGATAGGGACTGAATACGGAATCCTCACAGACTCAAAATCAGGCAGCGGCTCTTTTGATTATGTGCACAACGTATATCCAGGCTCAGACATGCCTCCCGCAGACTATTCCCACTGCTTCTCAAGCATATCCCAGGACGGTGAAGGCAATCTCTGGTTTGGAACTAGCAACTACGGAACAGACGGCGTTTACATGCTCAGCGCAGATGGAGAATGGACAAAATACACAGCCTCAAATTCCCCATTCCCTTCAGTTTCAATAACCGACATGGAATACGACAGCTCTTCGGGAACTGTTTGGATGAGCACATACTACGGAGAGCTCATACAGGCTTTGGGGTCAAGTATACAGTCCTATAGCAAGGAAGATCTTGGAATAACAGGGGGCGACTCTATTTTCTCCTTGCGACTCGATTCCGATGGCGGCATTTGGCTTATATGCCACGATTTCATGTCTAGCATATACAAAATATCCCTCGTTGGGGGCGATGCGTCTGGACCCTACAACATAAACACTACATCCACATCTCTTGCAACCTACAGAATACACGACATGGAAATTGACAAGGACGGCGGCCTCTGGGTTGCAGGGGACGAAGGCTCTGTGTCGAGAAGGACTCCTGAAGGCGACTGGATTCAGTACAGAGACCTTGGCGAATACAGCGTTTCGGGACTTGCTGTGGATTCAAACAATGTAATGTACATACTCCCATTAAAGGGTCCTGTAATGGCTTACGACGTCAACAGCGAGAATTGGCTTGAGGTACCCCAGCCGCCCGAGGAAATATTCTATTCCTACGGTGCATACGTAGACTCAAAGGACGGCAAGTGGTTCTACACCTCTGACGGTATTTACTACCTGAGTCCCGACAACAGCAGCTGGGAGATATATACAAGCAGCTCCACCACCGGTGCCATACCTTCCGACATGATAAACTGCGCCTACGAGGACGGCGAAGGCAACATATGGATAGGCACCAGAGAAGGCGCCGCCAGGATGTCTGAAGACGGCTCGTGGGAGGGCTTTTATTCAGGCGAATCCAACTTCATGGGAGGAGACATAACAAGCTTTGTCGAAAACGATCTTGGCGAGCTTTACGCGATAGGCTCCTACGGCGTTCAAATGTATTCTCCTGACGGCTGGACAGACGTGAGCCACACCGACTTCCCGGCTGGAAAAGCGCTCAAAATGAGCAACGGGGACATCTGGGCGGGAACGACTCTTTTGAAAAATGACGGCGGCAAGACCGTCTATGATCACGATTCTACGGGAGGTATATTGCCGGAAAGCAGCTATCTTGGAGGCATACTCAAATCTTCAGCCTATGACCAGGACGGGACAGTATATTTTGCTTATATGTACGACGGGATTAAGCTTGTAAGCGGCCTTGAATGGCCCTCTTCCGAGGACAGAAAGTATACTCCTTGGAGTCCTGCAGCCTCAAGCCCTGTCGACACGGACTACAAATGGAGCATCTCCCTTAGCAAGCCCGCCGACGATTCTACCGTAAACGACTCGAGCATATTCGTATGCAAGAAGGGAAGCAGCGCAAGGCACAGCGTGTCTGTAAGCCTTAATCCTTCCGATTCAAGCATAATAGAGATAACACCTATTACTCTTTACGATTCGTCAGAGGAATATGTCATATACATTGGCGATTCTATAAAAAACGTGGACGGAGAAAATCTTTCAAAGGCTATCAGATTTGAATTCCAGACAAAATAG
- a CDS encoding dienelactone hydrolase family protein yields MDKKEASVIIPDGNVMLPGILEIPPGAVGIVIFAHGSGSSRFSPRNTYVAQVLRKHGLGTLLMDLMTPQEDRDYDRRFDIALLTRRLLAATKWIKEQENTRGFSIGYFGASTGAAAAVEAAAALGDEIGAVVSRGGRPDMALPYLDRVKSPTLLIVGGHDYTVVELNEKAYEKITAVKELKIVPRAGHLFEERGALESVAELASAWFEKYLVEK; encoded by the coding sequence ATGGACAAAAAAGAAGCATCAGTAATTATACCGGACGGAAACGTAATGCTGCCTGGAATATTGGAGATTCCGCCGGGAGCTGTTGGAATAGTTATATTCGCCCACGGAAGCGGCAGCAGCAGGTTCAGTCCCCGCAACACTTATGTTGCGCAGGTCCTAAGAAAGCACGGGCTTGGGACTCTGCTGATGGACCTTATGACTCCCCAGGAGGACAGGGACTACGACAGGCGATTTGATATAGCATTGCTGACGAGGCGTCTGCTTGCGGCTACAAAATGGATAAAAGAGCAGGAGAATACGAGAGGGTTTTCTATAGGTTATTTCGGCGCAAGCACCGGGGCTGCTGCGGCAGTAGAGGCCGCGGCTGCGCTGGGAGATGAGATTGGCGCTGTTGTTTCCCGGGGAGGGCGGCCTGATATGGCCTTGCCGTATCTTGACAGGGTCAAATCGCCTACGCTCCTTATTGTAGGCGGACATGACTATACTGTCGTGGAGCTCAACGAAAAGGCGTATGAAAAAATCACCGCCGTTAAGGAGCTTAAAATAGTGCCAAGGGCCGGTCATCTTTTCGAGGAGCGCGGCGCCCTGGAGAGCGTTGCGGAGCTCGCCTCAGCCTGGTTTGAGAAATATTTAGTCGAAAAATAA
- a CDS encoding VanZ family protein — translation MKSKKAVSIISWLMVIGWMLLIVSFSSDPADISDRKSQAVLERVEPAVEKMEESLKIQIADNGRLHFYVRKNAHMFNYFVLAVLMATCLRMSGVRGYRSYLIAYIVVTLFSAVDEYYQTFIPGRSGEVRDVLVDNVGVVMGLVAGRMLPAISRLKRIF, via the coding sequence TTGAAAAGTAAAAAAGCGGTCTCAATTATTTCATGGCTCATGGTCATTGGGTGGATGCTGCTGATTGTTTCGTTTTCAAGCGACCCGGCTGATATTTCCGACAGAAAAAGCCAAGCAGTGCTTGAAAGGGTGGAGCCGGCGGTAGAAAAAATGGAGGAGAGTCTGAAGATACAGATAGCAGACAACGGCAGGCTGCACTTCTACGTGCGCAAGAACGCCCACATGTTCAACTACTTTGTTTTGGCCGTGCTCATGGCAACGTGCCTTAGGATGTCTGGAGTAAGGGGCTATAGGAGCTATCTTATTGCATATATAGTAGTGACACTCTTTTCTGCTGTGGACGAATACTACCAGACGTTCATACCGGGTAGGAGCGGTGAAGTCCGCGACGTTCTGGTGGACAACGTGGGAGTTGTCATGGGGCTAGTTGCGGGGCGTATGCTGCCGGCAATAAGCAGATTGAAAAGAATATTCTAG
- the zwf gene encoding glucose-6-phosphate dehydrogenase, which produces MCFFVLFGGSGNLSMKKLLPAQYNLEFENMLPEGLAIFAAARGDVAQAEFKIAAKNSVSKYSRFGYDEQTWARFESRLNYRRLGFEDIEDYRKLESELEGLEKLHGKPVGRVYYLAASPEYFSSIVKNLRDSGMSRGEGSYRRLVIEKPFGSSLASARRLNREIRSAFPEESIYRIDHYLGKEMIQNIMSIRFANAIFEPVWNSRHIDNIQISILEDTGIEGRGEYYENSGALRDMVQNHIVQLMSLVMMERPKSLDPEAIRDQKVKIIKKISGITPEDIDKNLIIGQYAEGVIDGENIAGYRHESEVAEDSATETFAALKLNVSNARWKGVSVYVRTGKRLNERLVGIVVEFKDFSSIYGLEAYRGLAPNLLIIKIYPEEGISLQFNMKKPGSFDKIVPFSMSYCKSCEFRKFTPEAYERLIHDVLEGDSTLYARWDEIERAWMLIDSILDCKVRKRENLHLYSAGSSGPKEADRLLEKDGRHWW; this is translated from the coding sequence ATGTGCTTTTTTGTTTTGTTTGGAGGAAGCGGGAACCTTAGCATGAAAAAGCTTCTGCCGGCCCAGTACAACCTTGAATTCGAAAATATGCTCCCGGAAGGGCTTGCAATATTCGCAGCTGCCAGGGGTGATGTAGCCCAGGCGGAGTTCAAGATTGCGGCAAAGAACAGCGTTTCAAAATATTCTAGATTCGGATACGATGAGCAGACATGGGCAAGGTTCGAGAGCAGGCTCAACTACAGAAGGTTGGGCTTTGAGGATATTGAAGATTACAGGAAGCTCGAATCCGAGCTTGAAGGCTTGGAAAAATTGCATGGAAAGCCGGTGGGGAGGGTTTACTATCTTGCCGCATCACCGGAGTATTTCAGCTCCATAGTAAAGAATCTGAGGGATTCGGGGATGTCACGTGGAGAAGGAAGCTACAGGAGGCTGGTTATAGAAAAACCCTTTGGCAGCAGTCTTGCAAGCGCCAGAAGGCTCAACAGAGAAATTAGAAGCGCATTTCCCGAAGAGAGCATATACAGGATTGATCACTATCTGGGCAAGGAGATGATACAAAACATAATGAGCATAAGGTTTGCAAATGCCATATTCGAGCCTGTGTGGAACTCAAGGCACATAGACAACATACAGATATCGATACTTGAGGACACTGGGATTGAGGGCAGAGGGGAGTACTACGAAAACTCGGGGGCTCTCAGGGACATGGTGCAAAACCATATAGTTCAGCTTATGTCCCTTGTGATGATGGAACGCCCCAAAAGCCTTGATCCGGAGGCTATACGTGACCAGAAAGTAAAGATTATAAAAAAAATCAGCGGAATAACGCCTGAAGACATAGACAAGAACCTTATTATCGGTCAGTATGCAGAGGGTGTTATAGACGGAGAAAATATTGCAGGCTACAGGCATGAAAGCGAAGTGGCAGAGGATTCTGCAACAGAAACATTTGCAGCGCTTAAGCTGAACGTGTCAAACGCAAGGTGGAAGGGGGTGTCTGTGTATGTGAGAACTGGCAAAAGGCTTAATGAGAGGCTTGTCGGCATAGTTGTAGAGTTCAAGGACTTTTCGAGCATATACGGCTTGGAGGCCTACAGGGGTCTTGCGCCGAATCTGCTGATTATAAAGATATATCCTGAGGAGGGAATATCTCTCCAGTTCAACATGAAAAAGCCTGGCAGCTTCGACAAGATAGTGCCCTTTAGCATGAGCTACTGCAAAAGCTGCGAATTCAGAAAATTCACGCCGGAGGCTTATGAGAGGTTAATACATGATGTCCTTGAAGGGGATTCCACGCTTTATGCCAGATGGGACGAAATTGAAAGAGCCTGGATGCTTATAGACAGTATACTGGATTGCAAGGTCAGAAAGAGGGAAAATTTGCATCTTTATAGCGCGGGAAGCAGCGGGCCAAAGGAAGCCGACAGGCTGCTCGAAAAGGATGGCAGGCATTGGTGGTGA
- the gnd gene encoding phosphogluconate dehydrogenase (NAD(+)-dependent, decarboxylating) translates to MRLGVVGLGKMGYNLMLNMMEKGHDVIAYDISQASMEAAKKEGVRTVRSLEELCAGLGDGKTVWVMVPAGEAVEAVIDGLKRCMGQGDTIIDGGNSHYKDSIRRHDELLKRGIGFIDVGTSGGVEGARSGACMMIGGEEEEFKRFEALFGDLCVKGGCAYLGRSGSGHFAKMVHNGIEYGMLQAVGEGFEIIQRSDFAIDNEKLAAVWSNGSVIRGWLMELCHRAFQNSPQLEGVKGKIASSGEGLWAVQEALELGVPASVITQSLLARYASNDNDSFSAKVVSSLRREFGGHDVSK, encoded by the coding sequence ATGAGGCTAGGTGTTGTGGGGCTTGGGAAGATGGGTTACAACCTAATGCTTAATATGATGGAAAAGGGCCATGATGTGATAGCATACGACATATCGCAGGCAAGCATGGAAGCGGCTAAGAAGGAGGGCGTCCGGACCGTGCGAAGTCTGGAAGAGCTATGCGCTGGGCTGGGAGATGGAAAGACCGTATGGGTGATGGTGCCGGCGGGGGAAGCTGTCGAAGCTGTCATAGATGGATTGAAGCGTTGCATGGGGCAGGGCGACACAATAATAGATGGGGGAAACTCCCACTACAAGGATTCAATCAGGCGGCACGATGAACTCCTAAAAAGAGGCATAGGCTTCATTGACGTGGGCACAAGCGGCGGAGTCGAAGGAGCCAGAAGCGGAGCCTGCATGATGATAGGCGGAGAAGAAGAGGAATTCAAAAGGTTTGAGGCCTTGTTCGGGGATTTGTGCGTCAAGGGCGGCTGTGCATATCTTGGAAGAAGCGGAAGCGGTCATTTTGCCAAGATGGTCCATAACGGAATAGAATACGGAATGCTCCAGGCCGTCGGAGAGGGATTTGAAATAATCCAAAGGAGCGATTTTGCAATTGACAATGAAAAACTGGCGGCGGTGTGGAGCAACGGCTCGGTGATAAGGGGCTGGCTCATGGAGCTCTGCCATAGGGCCTTCCAAAACAGCCCTCAGCTTGAAGGTGTAAAGGGCAAAATAGCATCCTCAGGCGAAGGGCTGTGGGCGGTGCAGGAAGCCCTTGAGCTGGGGGTGCCGGCAAGCGTTATAACCCAGTCGCTGCTTGCAAGGTATGCATCGAATGACAATGACTCTTTTTCGGCGAAGGTGGTATCGTCGCTTAGGCGCGAGTTCGGCGGACACGATGTGTCAAAGTAG
- a CDS encoding NCS1 family transporter: MSKQEQQKVIGEESLAPNHHRVMDNISYTLAWIGGSVFIGYFMLGASLVPPVGKLNMVQAMACISLAALIVSVCFNINGQAGHKYGIPFVVQSRQSFGFKGSKITCAVRAIPAIFWFGIQSWVGALAINGILIKTIGFDSPMICFIGFQILQIVLASLGFKGIKWVENVGGIVIVVSLGYMLFIINKVYGAQIQSNLIDFKGTWGMAFWGGTTAFLGVFTTLMLNIGDYTREYSKKSSNKMMFIIHLIGTLPTTLFMALIGLMAAGVTGEWDPIKLFVELMPNSFMLFMSLFFVAVAQITTNVMLNVIPPAYVIMDIFKVSYKKGAVITGILAFFTFPWMIANSSGFFLFIQVYSIFLGPIFAVMVVDYYMLRGKRLSERDIEELYDENGPYKGINWAGLIAVAVGAAFGTLEVQISWYISLIPAGLTYYALMKHSAFSKSSFAPKGIEAERSKAV; this comes from the coding sequence ATGAGTAAACAGGAGCAACAGAAAGTAATCGGTGAGGAGAGCTTGGCTCCCAACCACCACAGGGTAATGGACAACATTTCATATACGCTTGCATGGATAGGTGGCAGCGTTTTCATAGGATATTTCATGCTGGGAGCTAGCCTTGTACCGCCTGTTGGAAAGCTGAATATGGTGCAGGCCATGGCGTGCATATCGCTGGCAGCGCTTATAGTATCTGTGTGCTTTAACATAAATGGGCAGGCAGGCCACAAGTACGGGATTCCTTTTGTAGTTCAGTCGAGACAGTCTTTCGGATTCAAGGGATCTAAGATAACATGCGCAGTAAGGGCTATTCCTGCAATATTCTGGTTTGGAATACAGTCGTGGGTTGGAGCGCTGGCCATAAACGGTATTCTAATTAAGACCATAGGCTTTGACAGTCCGATGATTTGCTTCATAGGCTTTCAGATACTTCAGATAGTCTTGGCGTCCCTTGGTTTCAAAGGTATCAAGTGGGTTGAGAATGTGGGCGGAATAGTTATAGTGGTTTCGCTTGGGTATATGCTTTTCATTATAAATAAGGTTTATGGCGCCCAGATACAAAGCAATCTTATAGACTTCAAGGGAACCTGGGGAATGGCATTCTGGGGAGGAACAACTGCATTCCTTGGCGTTTTTACAACTCTCATGCTCAATATCGGAGACTATACGAGGGAGTACTCCAAGAAGAGCTCAAACAAGATGATGTTCATAATACACCTTATAGGAACACTTCCAACCACGCTTTTCATGGCACTCATAGGACTTATGGCGGCGGGCGTTACAGGAGAGTGGGACCCTATAAAGCTGTTTGTAGAGCTTATGCCTAATTCATTCATGCTGTTCATGTCGTTGTTCTTTGTGGCAGTGGCTCAGATAACTACAAATGTTATGCTGAACGTAATACCTCCTGCATACGTTATAATGGACATATTCAAGGTTTCATACAAGAAGGGAGCAGTTATAACAGGTATACTGGCGTTCTTCACATTCCCTTGGATGATAGCCAACTCATCAGGCTTCTTCCTTTTCATACAGGTATACTCCATATTCCTTGGACCTATATTCGCTGTAATGGTTGTTGACTATTACATGTTAAGGGGCAAGAGGCTCAGCGAAAGGGATATTGAGGAGCTGTACGACGAGAACGGGCCATACAAGGGAATCAACTGGGCAGGTCTTATAGCCGTGGCTGTAGGAGCGGCGTTTGGTACTCTTGAGGTTCAGATATCCTGGTATATAAGCCTTATACCTGCAGGCCTGACATACTACGCTCTTATGAAGCACTCGGCATTCAGCAAGTCTTCATTCGCGCCTAAGGGCATTGAGGCTGAGAGAAGTAAGGCTGTGTAA
- the hydA gene encoding dihydropyrimidinase produces the protein MSMLIKNGVVVTAFDEFEADILVEGGKIKAIGKELGSGADEVVDAKGMYVLPGGIDQHVHFSFDYKGSKVRGFETSNAAAAGGTTTVIEFVNQIKGKGLVDSIEDYRKSEVDGVAMVDYSFHGVITDPTPEVFNEMDKLVDAGYSTIKLFMAYKGMFFHADDDAILNALIAAKDAGVTIMVHAENADAIDVLQKRLVAEGKTEPYYHAVSRPPLVEAEATKRAIYLAQMAGAPIYIVHVSCKEAIDEIRNAYVSGIPVYGETCSHYLVLDESNLAKPNFEGAKYVCSPALRTPDHHEALWDAVDMGWLNAVSSDHCGFDWKEQKHMGRDCFTDIPNGAPGLENRLAVLWTYGVEKNKISRQKLVDIFATTPAKINGIADRKGHIAVGYDADIVIFNPEYKGVMTNETCLHNVDYSPYEGMEQIGRVEKVFLRGNQIVECGKYVGNGVKGELVKGKAYGLCYDRMEK, from the coding sequence ATGAGCATGCTAATTAAAAACGGTGTTGTTGTTACTGCTTTTGACGAGTTCGAAGCCGACATACTAGTTGAAGGCGGCAAGATAAAGGCTATAGGCAAGGAGCTTGGCTCCGGGGCTGACGAGGTTGTGGACGCAAAGGGAATGTATGTGCTTCCGGGAGGAATAGACCAGCACGTTCACTTTTCTTTCGACTACAAGGGCTCGAAGGTAAGGGGCTTTGAAACTTCAAACGCTGCGGCCGCAGGCGGAACTACTACAGTAATTGAGTTTGTAAACCAGATAAAGGGCAAAGGGCTTGTCGATTCAATTGAGGACTACAGAAAGAGCGAGGTTGACGGAGTGGCTATGGTTGATTACTCTTTCCACGGCGTAATAACAGATCCTACTCCCGAGGTTTTCAATGAGATGGACAAGCTGGTTGACGCGGGATACTCGACAATAAAGCTTTTCATGGCATACAAGGGTATGTTCTTCCACGCTGACGACGATGCGATATTAAACGCGCTGATAGCGGCAAAGGATGCGGGAGTTACTATAATGGTTCACGCTGAGAACGCAGACGCCATAGATGTGCTTCAAAAGAGGCTTGTGGCCGAAGGCAAGACTGAGCCTTACTACCATGCTGTTTCAAGACCGCCGCTTGTTGAGGCGGAGGCTACAAAGAGGGCCATATATCTTGCGCAGATGGCGGGAGCCCCAATATATATTGTGCACGTATCCTGCAAGGAGGCAATAGACGAGATAAGAAACGCATATGTTTCAGGAATACCGGTGTATGGAGAGACGTGCTCGCATTATCTTGTGCTTGACGAGTCGAACCTTGCAAAGCCGAACTTTGAGGGGGCCAAGTATGTATGTTCACCTGCCCTTAGGACTCCAGACCACCATGAGGCGCTTTGGGACGCTGTCGACATGGGCTGGCTAAACGCTGTAAGCTCAGACCACTGCGGCTTCGACTGGAAGGAGCAAAAGCACATGGGACGCGACTGCTTCACCGACATACCAAACGGAGCCCCGGGGCTGGAAAACCGCCTGGCTGTGCTTTGGACCTACGGCGTTGAAAAGAACAAGATATCAAGGCAGAAGCTGGTTGACATATTCGCGACAACTCCTGCAAAGATTAATGGTATAGCTGACAGGAAGGGCCACATAGCCGTTGGATACGATGCTGACATTGTAATATTCAATCCTGAATACAAGGGTGTAATGACAAATGAGACTTGTCTGCACAACGTGGACTACAGCCCGTACGAAGGCATGGAGCAAATAGGCAGGGTTGAGAAGGTGTTCCTGAGAGGAAACCAGATAGTTGAATGCGGCAAGTATGTAGGCAATGGCGTTAAGGGCGAGCTTGTAAAAGGAAAGGCTTATGGTCTTTGCTACGACAGGATGGAAAAGTAA
- a CDS encoding M20 family metallo-hydrolase, protein METNLQRIRTSIEDISRFNSTPGNGCTRFSYSKEDRMAKEYVIDQCLRLGLSVKVDAVGNIRARLEGTEPNQPAIFVGSHIDTVRHGGNFDGVVGVVGAIEAVRTLVENDIRLRCPVEIIIFAEEEGSNCGSTMVGSKAITGKYTVADLHSLKSPSGESCYELAKSFGLNPDQVENHVLESDEVKAMFELHIEQSVVLEREGLPIGIVEAIVGMNTIRIVAEGVPNHAGATPMGMRQDPMAASARLISEIEKIAKCRALPTTVATVGRIDCEPNVPNVIPGRVEFTVDIRDVEGEGIEMATSLIEKHMEDVSREYGLKMWSEPIGTSQSIRLSKAVSGAIEESARELEIPYMRMNSGAVHDAAMLAGMTEVGMIFVPSKNGRSHVPEEFTEYEHIKLGCDILLRAIVKISQM, encoded by the coding sequence ATGGAAACCAATTTACAAAGAATAAGGACATCAATTGAGGATATCAGCAGATTCAACAGCACGCCGGGTAACGGCTGCACGAGGTTTTCATACAGCAAAGAGGACAGGATGGCCAAGGAGTATGTAATAGACCAGTGCCTGAGGCTGGGTCTTTCAGTAAAGGTAGACGCGGTGGGCAACATAAGGGCCAGGCTGGAGGGCACGGAGCCAAATCAGCCTGCGATATTTGTGGGCTCCCACATAGACACAGTTCGCCACGGAGGCAACTTCGACGGTGTTGTGGGTGTAGTAGGTGCCATTGAGGCTGTAAGGACGCTTGTGGAAAACGATATAAGGCTCAGGTGCCCTGTGGAGATAATAATATTCGCCGAGGAGGAGGGCTCCAATTGCGGTTCCACTATGGTGGGAAGCAAGGCCATAACAGGCAAGTATACTGTGGCGGATTTGCACAGCCTTAAGAGTCCCTCGGGGGAATCATGCTACGAGCTTGCAAAGAGCTTCGGGCTCAATCCTGACCAGGTTGAAAACCACGTGCTGGAAAGTGACGAGGTAAAGGCCATGTTTGAGCTCCACATAGAGCAAAGCGTCGTGCTTGAGCGGGAAGGGCTTCCCATAGGCATAGTCGAGGCCATAGTGGGCATGAATACCATAAGGATAGTGGCTGAGGGGGTTCCAAACCACGCGGGAGCTACTCCTATGGGCATGAGGCAGGATCCCATGGCGGCCAGCGCCAGGCTCATAAGCGAGATAGAGAAGATAGCAAAGTGCAGGGCTCTTCCGACGACGGTGGCAACGGTCGGCAGGATAGACTGCGAGCCCAATGTGCCCAACGTGATACCGGGAAGGGTGGAGTTCACGGTTGACATAAGGGATGTCGAAGGCGAGGGCATCGAAATGGCAACCAGCCTTATAGAAAAGCATATGGAGGATGTATCCAGGGAGTATGGCCTTAAGATGTGGTCCGAGCCTATAGGCACATCACAGAGCATAAGGCTTTCAAAGGCTGTTTCGGGAGCTATTGAGGAGTCGGCAAGGGAGCTTGAGATACCGTATATGCGCATGAACAGCGGAGCTGTTCACGATGCGGCTATGCTTGCGGGAATGACGGAGGTTGGCATGATATTCGTGCCCAGCAAGAACGGAAGGAGCCATGTGCCCGAGGAGTTTACGGAGTACGAGCACATCAAGCTGGGCTGCGACATTCTGCTTAGAGCGATAGTCAAGATAAGCCAAATGTAA